A single Thermosynechococcus vestitus BP-1 DNA region contains:
- a CDS encoding Hsp20/alpha crystallin family protein — translation MALVRWEPFREIDAIQRQMNRLFDELIPLTERRSDLSFLPAAELEETPEALLLKVELPGMDPKDIDVQVTAEAVSISGERKSETKTETEGMKRTEFRYGKFQRVIPLPVRIQNTSVKAEYKDGILHLTLPKAEEEKNRVVKVSLA, via the coding sequence ATGGCACTCGTTCGTTGGGAACCGTTCCGCGAAATCGATGCAATTCAACGCCAAATGAACCGTCTATTCGATGAATTGATTCCCTTGACGGAGCGACGCAGTGATCTGAGTTTTCTGCCTGCTGCAGAACTGGAAGAAACCCCTGAAGCGCTTCTTTTGAAAGTAGAGCTTCCGGGAATGGATCCCAAAGACATTGACGTCCAAGTTACAGCGGAAGCCGTTTCCATTAGTGGCGAACGCAAGTCTGAAACCAAAACTGAAACAGAGGGCATGAAACGGACAGAATTCCGCTATGGCAAATTCCAACGGGTCATTCCTCTGCCAGTTCGGATTCAAAACACCAGTGTTAAAGCTGAATACAAAGATGGCATCCTGCACCTGACCCTGCCGAAAGCGGAAGAAGAGAAAAACCGCGTCGTCAAAGTGAGCCTTGCCTAA
- the grxD gene encoding Grx4 family monothiol glutaredoxin, protein MTPELHAKIDNLVKSNKIIVFMKGSKLMPQCGFSNNAVQILNALGVPYETVDVLEDFEIRQGIKEYSNWPTIPQVFINGEFIGGSDILIELYQSGELQQLVEVALAS, encoded by the coding sequence ATGACACCCGAACTCCACGCCAAAATTGATAACCTCGTCAAGAGCAACAAGATTATTGTTTTCATGAAGGGGAGCAAGCTGATGCCCCAATGCGGTTTTTCTAACAATGCGGTGCAAATTTTGAATGCCCTCGGCGTCCCCTATGAGACAGTGGATGTCCTTGAGGATTTTGAGATTCGTCAAGGGATTAAGGAGTATTCCAACTGGCCAACGATTCCCCAAGTGTTTATCAACGGCGAGTTCATTGGCGGCTCCGATATTCTCATCGAGCTATACCAAAGTGGTGAATTGCAACAACTGGTTGAGGTGGCCTTAGCTTCATAG
- a CDS encoding BolA family protein — protein sequence MVTPEQLTTLIQSRLPDAFVQVQDLTGGGDHYEAVVVSAAFEGKRLVQQHQLVYSSLKDLMASNELHALALKTYTPEQWAQRQ from the coding sequence ATGGTTACTCCTGAACAACTGACCACCTTAATTCAATCCCGCTTACCCGATGCCTTTGTGCAAGTGCAGGATTTAACGGGGGGTGGCGATCATTACGAAGCTGTAGTGGTCTCTGCCGCCTTTGAGGGGAAGCGACTGGTGCAGCAGCACCAATTGGTCTATAGCAGCCTCAAGGATCTCATGGCCAGCAATGAACTCCACGCCCTGGCCCTGAAGACCTATACTCCCGAACAATGGGCACAACGTCAGTGA
- a CDS encoding response regulator, translated as MFRFPLLSFIQLFLPTTAVIAALLTPLYVGQRQALFKDFRVGQEGKLEEIQLTIANDIDDAVTDPKGLGSFHLWHELIDSPSQGELAEEVQELVDQWHRLKEHYDQLYVLDTRGRIRFQWTSTPQSDPPSTVKAINSYWPILRELTPDQVFVSPVEVTATKSSGLPFPVLYIGVPLYHQSAPKGVLVVRYQLNHLFNNLLSRCNIQMGWCLVADDQGYWLLGEDIREQWGFDFPERRQFTVRHQYPLLWQQMQHQLRGGLFGPDGLFVFQSFSLLQENWISAERSAHSSRRQSNVRWWLIGFLPSSALEQYLDHLNRDFLVSFTALCILAAVAVLLITRDRQRKRSLQKLLETSNARFRSVSEMAPVGIFTLDAQGQPTFLNQRLLQLLQVHNLEEAQQQWIERLHPEDRDRVLKAWAACQQKRVPFHERFRIVHNDSSSHWINARIIPLQESSATDSFVGTWEDISQMMQQQELLEVARQAAEEASRAKSEFLATMSHEIRTPMNAIIGLTGLLLDTPLNPQQQEFVNTIRLSGDALLGVINDILDFSKIESGKLELESYPFNLRTCVEEVLDLLASRAAEREVELAAHIDSGVPCAVIGDMGRLRQVLVNLIGNAIKFTQKGNVTLYVKAKPMPMSQYEFMPSYYSYLFAIQDTGIGISAAGMNRLFKPFSQVDASTTRQYGGTGLGLVICQRLVERMGGQIWVESKKTGESLVVGGTPLAVYESIPIAESGSVFYFTARFLLNPNPAPEPTDDTCYLENRRVLIVDDNATNRQILALQIKKWKMQPLVAESGPSALALLQQQGWVDLAILDLQMPEMDGVTLARQIRAAYGELPLILLTSLGNTLTESEKALFSSLISKPVKQSTLYNALNSLFCEKQKTVSPKPAAAPSFEHLKAELPPLRILVAEDNKVNQMVALRILEKLGYRGDIAANGLEVLDAVQRQPYDVILMDMQMPEMDGITATREVTQLFQGLKKPRPRIIAMTANAMESDRQLCLDAGMDDYVSKPIRLEELVRALRQCQPLQTPTT; from the coding sequence ATGTTTCGCTTTCCTTTGCTCTCCTTCATTCAGCTTTTTTTGCCGACAACCGCCGTGATTGCTGCTCTTTTGACGCCACTTTACGTTGGGCAACGGCAGGCGCTTTTCAAGGATTTTCGAGTAGGACAGGAAGGCAAACTAGAGGAAATCCAGTTGACAATAGCAAATGACATTGATGATGCTGTCACTGATCCTAAGGGTTTGGGTAGCTTTCATCTCTGGCACGAGCTCATTGATAGCCCCTCCCAAGGGGAGCTAGCTGAAGAAGTGCAGGAACTGGTAGATCAGTGGCACCGCCTAAAGGAACACTACGATCAACTCTATGTGTTGGACACCAGGGGCAGAATCCGTTTTCAGTGGACTAGCACACCCCAAAGTGATCCTCCCTCTACGGTGAAAGCCATTAACTCCTACTGGCCGATCCTGCGGGAATTAACTCCTGATCAAGTCTTTGTCTCCCCTGTGGAGGTCACCGCCACAAAAAGCTCGGGTTTGCCTTTCCCTGTGCTCTACATTGGGGTCCCTCTGTACCATCAGTCCGCACCCAAGGGCGTCCTAGTTGTCCGTTACCAACTCAACCATCTTTTCAATAACCTCCTCAGCCGGTGCAACATACAAATGGGGTGGTGCCTGGTTGCAGACGATCAAGGGTATTGGCTCCTCGGCGAAGATATTAGGGAGCAGTGGGGATTCGATTTTCCTGAGCGACGGCAGTTCACTGTCCGCCATCAATATCCCCTCCTGTGGCAGCAAATGCAACATCAGTTGAGGGGCGGCCTGTTTGGCCCCGATGGCTTATTTGTCTTTCAGAGTTTTTCTCTGTTGCAAGAGAACTGGATCTCTGCTGAGAGGAGTGCTCATTCCTCTCGCCGCCAAAGTAACGTCCGTTGGTGGTTGATTGGATTCCTACCCAGCAGCGCCCTAGAACAATACCTCGACCATTTAAATCGAGACTTCCTGGTCTCCTTTACTGCACTCTGCATTTTGGCAGCCGTCGCTGTCCTACTCATCACCCGCGATCGCCAACGCAAACGTAGCCTACAGAAGCTATTGGAAACAAGTAACGCCCGCTTTCGCAGTGTCAGTGAAATGGCACCTGTGGGGATTTTTACCCTTGATGCCCAAGGACAACCGACATTTCTCAACCAGCGGTTACTGCAACTGTTGCAGGTCCACAACCTAGAGGAAGCTCAACAGCAGTGGATAGAACGTCTCCATCCTGAGGATCGCGATCGCGTCTTGAAAGCCTGGGCAGCATGCCAGCAAAAAAGAGTACCTTTTCACGAAAGATTCCGGATTGTCCACAACGACAGCAGCAGTCACTGGATTAATGCCCGCATCATTCCCCTCCAGGAAAGCAGCGCCACAGATAGTTTTGTCGGTACCTGGGAAGATATCTCACAAATGATGCAGCAACAGGAACTTCTAGAGGTAGCGCGTCAAGCCGCCGAGGAAGCCAGCCGTGCCAAGAGCGAGTTTTTGGCCACCATGAGCCATGAAATTCGCACTCCCATGAACGCCATCATTGGTCTGACCGGATTGCTGCTCGACACCCCCCTCAATCCCCAACAGCAGGAGTTTGTCAATACCATTCGCCTCAGTGGTGATGCACTGCTAGGAGTGATCAACGATATTCTCGATTTCTCGAAAATTGAGTCCGGCAAGTTAGAGCTGGAGAGCTATCCCTTTAATCTGCGCACTTGCGTCGAAGAGGTCCTAGATCTGCTGGCAAGCCGTGCCGCCGAACGCGAGGTCGAACTGGCTGCCCACATAGATTCAGGGGTTCCTTGCGCTGTCATTGGCGACATGGGACGGCTGCGACAGGTGCTTGTCAATCTCATCGGCAATGCCATCAAGTTTACCCAAAAGGGCAATGTCACACTTTACGTAAAGGCAAAACCAATGCCGATGAGCCAGTATGAATTTATGCCCTCATATTATTCCTATTTATTTGCTATTCAGGATACGGGCATCGGTATTTCTGCAGCCGGTATGAATCGCCTTTTCAAGCCCTTTAGCCAAGTGGATGCCTCAACCACTCGCCAGTATGGCGGCACTGGACTGGGTTTAGTGATCTGCCAACGTCTGGTGGAGCGGATGGGGGGGCAAATTTGGGTAGAAAGCAAAAAGACGGGAGAATCTCTCGTTGTAGGCGGCACACCCCTGGCGGTCTACGAGTCAATTCCAATAGCCGAGAGCGGATCAGTTTTTTACTTTACAGCACGGTTTTTGCTCAATCCGAATCCAGCACCAGAGCCAACTGATGACACTTGTTACCTTGAAAATCGCCGCGTTCTTATTGTCGACGATAATGCAACCAACCGCCAAATTTTAGCGCTACAAATCAAAAAATGGAAAATGCAACCCCTTGTGGCAGAGAGTGGCCCCAGTGCCCTTGCCCTCCTCCAACAACAAGGGTGGGTGGATCTGGCCATTCTAGACCTACAAATGCCTGAGATGGATGGGGTTACCCTTGCTCGCCAAATTCGCGCAGCCTATGGTGAATTGCCCCTGATCCTACTGACCTCCTTGGGAAATACCCTAACGGAGTCAGAAAAGGCTCTATTTTCCAGCCTGATTAGCAAGCCTGTGAAACAATCGACACTATACAATGCCCTCAACAGTTTATTTTGCGAAAAGCAGAAAACGGTATCCCCCAAACCAGCGGCGGCACCATCCTTTGAACACCTAAAAGCAGAATTACCGCCCCTGCGCATTCTGGTGGCTGAAGATAACAAGGTCAACCAGATGGTGGCGTTGCGGATTTTGGAAAAGTTGGGCTATCGCGGCGATATTGCGGCCAACGGCTTGGAGGTCCTGGATGCGGTGCAGCGGCAACCCTACGATGTAATTTTGATGGATATGCAAATGCCGGAGATGGATGGCATTACGGCTACCCGAGAAGTGACTCAACTGTTTCAAGGGCTCAAGAAACCCCGTCCGCGAATTATTGCCATGACCGCCAATGCCATGGAGAGCGATCGCCAGCTTTGTCTCGACGCAGGCATGGACGATTATGTGAGCAAGCCTATTCGCCTTGAGGAATTGGTGCGTGCCCTTCGTCAGTGTCAGCCCCTCCAGACCCCAACAACTTAA
- the petG gene encoding cytochrome b6-f complex subunit V has product MIEPLLCGIVLGLIPVTLAGLFFAAYQQYKRGSQLEL; this is encoded by the coding sequence ATGATTGAGCCTTTACTATGCGGGATTGTTTTAGGGCTGATTCCAGTGACGTTGGCAGGGTTATTCTTTGCTGCGTACCAACAATACAAGCGGGGCAGCCAGCTTGAACTCTAG
- the der gene encoding ribosome biogenesis GTPase Der yields MALPIVAVVGRPNVGKSTFVNRLAGERDAIVHDEPGVTRDRTYRPAFWQDREFLVVDTGGLVFDDDSDFLPLIRQQAELALQEATAAIFVVDGQAGPTALDYEIAAWLRQLSLPVLVAVNKCESRQMGQVQAAEFWSLGLGEPYPISSIHGSGTGELLDQLITYLPAGETLPEAPEIQVAIAGRPNVGKSSLLNALIGSDRAIVSPISGTTRDAIDTVIEHGGTQYRFIDTAGIRKRTHVAYGPEMFSVHRAFKAIHRSDVVLLVLDALEEITEQDQRLAGHIADQGRACVLIVNKWDAVLDKDTYTINAYRDRLYQRLHFLEWADALFVSAHTGQRLEKIFAAVDAAVEQHRRRVTTAVVNDVIQEALHWHTPPATRQGRQGKIYYATQVATQPPTFAIFVNDAKLFKENYRRYIESQIRQQLGFRGTPIRLLWRSKKPREAAELVAR; encoded by the coding sequence ATGGCTTTACCGATTGTTGCTGTCGTTGGTCGCCCCAATGTGGGCAAATCAACGTTTGTTAACCGCCTTGCCGGTGAACGGGATGCCATTGTCCACGATGAACCGGGAGTAACCCGCGATCGCACCTACCGACCCGCTTTTTGGCAAGATCGGGAATTTCTGGTCGTGGATACCGGGGGCTTAGTGTTTGATGATGACAGTGACTTTTTGCCCCTGATTCGTCAGCAGGCAGAGCTTGCCCTTCAGGAGGCCACGGCAGCAATTTTCGTCGTGGATGGTCAAGCAGGGCCTACGGCGCTCGACTATGAGATTGCTGCCTGGTTGCGCCAGCTTTCCCTACCGGTTTTAGTGGCGGTGAATAAATGCGAGTCGCGTCAAATGGGTCAGGTACAGGCGGCGGAGTTTTGGTCCCTGGGCCTGGGAGAGCCCTACCCGATTTCTAGTATCCACGGCAGCGGTACGGGGGAGTTGCTGGATCAATTGATTACCTACTTGCCAGCGGGGGAAACGCTTCCCGAGGCGCCGGAGATTCAGGTGGCCATTGCGGGGCGTCCTAATGTGGGTAAATCCAGCTTGCTCAATGCCCTAATTGGGAGCGATCGCGCCATTGTCAGTCCGATTTCAGGGACCACCCGCGACGCCATTGACACAGTCATTGAACACGGGGGCACCCAGTACCGCTTCATTGATACCGCTGGCATTCGGAAACGGACTCATGTGGCCTATGGGCCCGAGATGTTTAGTGTCCATCGTGCCTTTAAGGCCATTCACCGCTCCGATGTGGTGCTGTTGGTTTTGGATGCCCTTGAAGAGATTACCGAACAGGATCAACGCTTGGCAGGGCACATTGCCGATCAGGGGCGTGCCTGTGTGCTGATTGTCAACAAGTGGGATGCTGTCCTCGACAAAGATACCTATACCATTAACGCTTATCGCGATCGCCTATATCAGCGGCTGCATTTTCTGGAGTGGGCAGATGCCCTCTTTGTCAGTGCCCATACGGGTCAACGCCTTGAGAAAATTTTTGCAGCGGTGGATGCGGCGGTTGAACAACATCGTCGCCGAGTCACTACAGCAGTGGTCAATGACGTCATTCAAGAAGCCCTCCACTGGCATACTCCCCCCGCCACTCGCCAAGGCCGCCAAGGCAAAATCTACTACGCCACTCAAGTTGCCACCCAACCGCCAACATTTGCGATTTTTGTCAACGATGCCAAACTCTTCAAGGAGAACTATCGCCGCTACATTGAGAGCCAAATTCGTCAGCAGCTAGGATTTCGGGGTACCCCCATTCGCCTCCTTTGGCGGAGCAAGAAACCTCGTGAAGCCGCGGAGTTGGTTGCCCGTTAG